GGGCGGCGTGGGTCTCTGAGGCCGGATTCGCGGCCCCATGTCCGTGAACGGGGCGCGGGCCCagcagcctccccacccctccccctccagtgCCCACTGACAGGGCTGTAATCAGGCCTGATTATTTTCAAGTCactaaaacaacttaaaaatgtgCAGCTGCCAGAAGGAACTTTCCCCATTTCTGGCTGGGATGCAGCCGTGACAGCCAGCATCTCGCCGGGAAAGAGGCTGGGCGTGCGGGAAAACCCCAGGCTGTTGGCACTCCATCCGCTCAGAGGTTCTGTGACCTTACTTCTCACAGCCAAGGTGCTAAGTCGCTTTTAGGGATGAGCCCTATCGGAAAACTGCCACAGCCTGGGTAGTGGGAAGTCGGCAGACAACTGGTAAAGCCGGCGGCAGTTTCTCCCCAAGCACATCGGGACTTCCTAGACCCCGGGTCACCCCAGACCCTGCAGCAGAACCAGCCTCTCGGGACGGACGGTGGCCAGCCCCGGCTCAGGCGGACAGCGTGCCGGCAGTCCAGCCGCACTGGAGCCGAACCCGAGTGGAGGCCGGCCACGCTATCCCAGCAGGCGCCCTGGGCCCCGGCCGGCCTTGTACGTGGTCACTCAGGACGTGCCTCGAGGACCGCTGGCTGTGGAGGATGGGGTGGCTGcacaggcgccccccacccctaaCTTCCGGGTAAGCAGCCAGAGCCTCGTCCCCCTCCCGCGTGACTTGGGCACAGGTCCCCAGGGGCTGCCGCAGGCCTGTACTCGTCGACGGTCACCACAGCAATTGCCCCAACGCAAACTACGGCATCAAACAGCGCAAGGAGACCAGCTGGCGGTCCCGTGGGTGGGAACCGGGCAGCCCCGGAGGCCGGAATCGCAATGTCCGGAGGCCGGGTTCCACTCAAAGCTCTGGGAAGAACCCGCCTCCGAGATCAGCTGGGGCGTGGACACCCTGATGAGGGAGAGGGGTCCAGACCTCGCACACCCCATGTTTCTCCAAGGGCCACCCACGCTAGGCTGCCTCGTCCCAGGCAGAGCATGCCACGGTCGAGGTCCTCGGTGAgcacccctgccctgggctcaggcgctgccccgccccctccaggtGGTCCTTGTCATCAGCGGGAACCTGAGCTTCCTGAACTGGCTGACCATGGTGCCCAGCGTCGCCTGCTTCGATGACGCCGCTCTGGGGTTCTTGTTCCCCTCCGGGCCTGGGGGCCTCAAGGACCGAGTCCGGAAGATGCAGGAAGAGGCGGACCGAGGGGCCCGGCTCACCCTAAGATATGGTGAGTGGACACCCCCGCCGTGGACAGAAGCCCTTCGTCCCCAGGATGGGAACAACCAGCCCATCAGAGAGGGTCCACATCAGCCTCAGAGAGCGTCCTGGCTCGGGTGTCGGGGCTgcgccaggcgcccctccctggcGGGCACCTGGCCTAGAGTCAGGCTCACCCCAccatccccctccctgcccccccccaggCTGTGTGGTGCGACAGGCAGTGCACGTGGCACTAGGCATCCTGGTGGCCTGGCTCAGTGTCCCCGTGGTCCTCAACCTGCTGAGTCCCACGCAGGTCATGAACACCTCCTTCAACTCTCTGAGGATCGTCAACACATACGGCGCCTTCGGAAGGTACGTGCGAGGTCTCTCCTCACCCCGTCCCCTGTGTGCGCCCGTGAGACCCAAGGTCCCTCACGGAGACCCACCCCAACCTTCCAAGGGGGCAGCCTCGGTCTAGGGCAGGGtcgtggggaggtgggtgggaaccGGGCAGCCCCGGAGGCCGGAACCACCGTGTCCGGAGGCCAGGTTCCACTCAAAGCTCTGGGAAGAACCTGCCTCCGAGATCAGCCAGGGCGTGGACACCCCAGTCTCAGCCGGGTCTGCTCAGGAGAGAAGCCACGGTGCAGAGGTACAGCAGCCGCCACCGTCGTGCGCCCAAAGCCCCCCGCCTCGGTCTCCCCACAGCATCACCAAGGAGCGCACGGAGGTCATCCTGCAGGGCACGGCCAGCCCCAACGCCAGCGCGCCGGATGCCGTGTGGGAGGACTATGGGTTCAAGTGCAAGCCGGGTGACCCGGGGCGGCGGCCATGCCTCATCTCTCCGTACCACTACCGCCTGGACTGGCTCATGTGGTTCGCAGCCTTCCAGGTAAGGGCCTCTCCTGCTCCCAGCGCATTCCCAAGGCCACGACGCCCTTAGTGGGGGTGAGCCCTTGCCTCACACGGCCCCCCTGGGAGAGGACGCGGCCGAGAAAGCCAGCGTCAGGGTGTCAGCGGGGGCCTCGTTCACTCAAAGACAGCCTCAGGAAGACGCCTCACACGAGACCCCGGGGCCGGCAGGTGACAACACTGACAGGTCCTTGCCCGCTCCATCCGAGGACAGGACAGTATGGCGGGAGCTGGGCCCTGAGAGGAACGGTCCACAGGCACCTGCCCCACGGCCAAGAGCAGGGAGTGAGCGGCCCCTCCAGAGAGGAACCCAGACGGAGAAAGTGGGAGGGTGGGCCTGGCCCCCAGGAGAGACTAACCCTGACcacacttgggggggggggggtgaggaagcAGCAAGCTGAGGGCCCCAGGGACCACGGCTTAACTGTTCTGGCCCATCCAGGGGGCCCCCCACGTGCccggctctgtgcccacagccagCACCCCACTCCTTTCTCACCCCCAGACCTACGAGCACAACGAGTGGATCATTCACCTGGCAGGCAAGCTCCTGGCCAACGACAGGGAGGCTCTGTCCCTACTGGCCTTCAACCCTTTCAAGGACAGGGCCCCCCCCAGGTAAGAACCCTTTCCTGGACAGCCCAGCGTGCCCTCAGCGCTGGTCCTACAAATGCGGGCACCCCCGGCCATGCCCCAAACACCTGAAAACATGCCTGAGTGCCAAGGTCCCTACGCTCTGGACCCCCCACCTTGATCGGCACTGCTCGCCTGCGCCAGAGGGCAGGATGTGGCACCGAGTGTCGAGCCCTTCCTTTTCCAGCGGtcacctgcccccccaccccacccccgcagccGCTCTGCAGGCAAGGGGCCAGGCTGCCCGACACGAGTCTTCCCTTGCAGGTGGGTCCGGGGAGAGCACTACAGGTACAAGTTCAGCCGCCTGGGGGGCCGGCATGCTGCGGCAGGCAGGTGGTGGGTCCGGAAGAGGATCGGCCCCTACTTCCCCCCACTCAGCCTGCGAGACCTGGAGGGCTACTTCCAGTCCCGAGACTGGCCGCTCCCGGAGCTGGAGTAGAGGCGGTCCCGGGCCAGTGCGCAGAGGAATAAAGCAGGAAGGCCCGGCTACCTGGGTGAGGTCTCGTGCGCCCGGGGAACCGCCACCCACTCCCACAGAGGAGGGGCGTCCCAGGGCGACTCGTGCTGGCCTCCAGAGTCCGTCCCCGGGCCGCCACGTCCTCTTCCTTACAGATGGAGTTCACTGCGGAGAGTCAGCCCCGGTCCCTTTGCCGGTCACCAGTACGGCCCTGACCCCACCATGTCCACCAGCACCAGGGCGCTGGGCCCACACAAGCCCCCGGCCCTGGGGCACCCAAACCCCATCACGTGCCTGGCGGGGCCACAGGGAAGCTGCCACTCCCGACCTGTGCTCTTAGAAGCCCCTGGTGCTGCCCCCACGCCCGGGAGGTGCccgggagagggagacaccacGGCTCCCGCCCGCCCTCTTCTCAGAACCTGcacgcctccccctcccccagctccagggTCCAGAGGCACAGACAGAAGCCCTTTGTTCCTCCCTAGGcgagccccctcccacccccacccccccggcccgTGAGTGACCGTGGAGCCTCCTGCTCCCTGACCCCCCGCCCTGGGAGTGCCCACGGCGGCAATTCCGAGGACTGACGGGCGCAAGTTAAACTACGTGGATTCTTCCTTGCCAGGCGTCCTTCTGGGGGTCTCTGCCATGTGACGTGGACTGAGGCCCCACATCGTTACTGCCTGATATTAGCTGGGAGCACACACGACTCCCACCCCACGGTGGCGCCCCTGCCGATCAGGTGGCCCGACTCCCTGCcctagctgcccctccccctccccgcacccGTCAGGAGCGCCTGGCCACCCCAGGGAGGGTCCCGGCGGGAACGAGGTGCTTCAGGCAGGAGGCCCGGCCGAGGGGGGCACAAGCGCGGGTCTGTGTGGAgggcccccccacacacacagcccgccgggcgggggggggggggggggggcggccagcCGGTCCAGGTGCCAACAGAGAGGCCGTGTTCCTGCTCGCGGGGACACAGGCTCCCTGTGTCTGGCTCAGGACAGACGTGGCCTCAGAcgaggagcctggagccagcgAGTCTGCCCGCGGCGGCCGCACGGAGCTGCCCACCAGCCCGCCGTGGCCTGGGCAGCCCTTCCTAGGGGGCTGTCCCGGGAGCTCTGCCGCTGGGTGGGGGCACGGGGCGGGCGGGCGCCCTGGGGAGACTCTGCCGCCAGAACCACCGCAGGCCCCTGGCAGCTCTCGTTCCGTACCCTGGGCTCACCACACCCCTGCCCGTGGGCGCCACGCCAGGCCTCCTCCACCTCTCCCAGGACAGCCTCCAACGGGCACGATGCTTAGGCCTTCGGGGCACACCGGCCCTCAGACAAGACAAACATCCGCTCGCCCAGAGGGCCGCTGCAAGGGACACACGACATCTTCCACGGCCCGTACCCTCCCAGAGGCCCAGGGCGCCCCAGCCTCCACCTTCAGAGCCTGTCCTGAGGCCCATCATCTCCCTCCTGagaccccacccctcctccactcgaaATCCTCCCGTGGCCCCAGCCTCACTGAGCACAAGCCTGGGGTCGCGCCGTGGCCCCCGTTCCTCACGCCCACCGGTGCCGGGCCGCAGGGCCTTTGCTCTGGCAGCTCCCGTGCCGGCTCCACACAGCCCACTCCCCTTGAGGGCCACCTCACCCTGCCTTCGCCGGACCCCAAGCCGCTCCTCTCAGGGCCGAGCGACACCGATACAGGCCTGCTGGATAAACTGTCCGCCTGACAAAGTTGAAAGGTCCCAAATCCGCATCTACTCAGCCTGACCCTGTGGTCTCTGGGAAGCTATTTCTTGGTCAACCCAAGAGAAACTTCAGGGGCTGGGGCTCGGGGACACATGGGGACATTAGCTCACCCTGCCTGGGTGGTGCAGGTGGACCGGGTGCCTCCTCTACCCACCCCCGGCTCCACTGTAGAAAAATCGTctcccgggggcgggggcgggggcggggctctcTTCTCACTAGGAACAAACAGACGGGGAGGTCAGGCTCAGGTCAACGCTAGGCTAGATATGCTGCCCGCACCTCCTGGGGCACAAGGCTCGAGGGAAGGGCCTGGCCCCAGGGAGCCGAGCCCGCCCAAGCCAGCGACAGACCCACCGACCGTGTGCGTGtgggggccggggcaggggaACCTTCCCTTTCCGAGAGGGTTTTCGCTCGGCAGTGGTGACGTGTGAAGGTCGAGCGGGGCTCCTCTCTACCTCGCTCGGACCGCAGACCTGCGGGCGCGGGAGTTCCGGGCCCTGCCCGCCACTGCAGGCCTCCTGCATCTGCACGGGGAAGGCCCCCGTGCTCTGCCCCCGGGGCCGCCGGGTTGCGTCTGTACAGGGTCCATGCACTTCAGGCCCCGTGGCTCTGCGGACGGACACAGTGACAAATTCGAGAAGGGCGCAGATTCCTAAAACCTGCCTGGTGGGCCCGGGCAGCCTGAGTGGCCGTTAGCCATCACTGTTCCGCTCAGCTGCTTTTGCGATTACTCACGGGTCACCAGCCTCTGCTGTCCGTGGGGTGACGGCCCTTCCCTGCTCCCGAGGCTCATCTGGGGCTGGTCTTTCTTACCGCCTTCTCAGTCTCGCAGCACCGGCGCTGGGTTTTCCAGCCAGCGTCCCCCGGCCCTAGCGCACAGACACTCGTTCTTCCTCCCTGCCACCTTGCGGGGGTTCCATCGGTGCCATCTTGGACTGGAAACTTCACTTCTTTCTATTCCTCCTTCTGACCTCGAGGAAATGGGGCCAAGGGCCCCATGGCTCAGCTGGACACTGTGGGCCTGGTCTGTGGATTCTAGAACTGCTGCTTTCCCCTTCAACCCATCCAAAGACAGAGGTGGGGATTTTAGTTTCCAGAAAAAAGGACTTGGGGCTACCTTTTGACTGTCTTCTATTTTACCCCATGCGTTCGCCACCCCCAAGACCCCCCTCCACCTCAGGCCCCCGCATCCTTAGGACCGACGTCCCTCTGGGAAGGACACCCTCGCCAGACGTGAGGTGGCTGCTTGCCTCCCCCTGCCGACAAGTCCCCTTGCTCCGCAGCACAACACCCTGGGCCCTGGGCCGCTCCCCAAGTCGACCTCCCGGCCCTGTACCCTCAGGGCATAAAGATGCCTTTGTCCTCAGGGAACTGGTTCCAAAGCCACTGAGTAAAGCaaactgacctttaaaactcctaAAGTAATCCATGAAATCGACAAACCTTTAGtttaacaaacaggaaaaaaaaaaaaaaaaagatgcagagaactaaaatcagaaaaaagagaTCGGGAGCATTACTACTGACCTTAAGTAAAAAGAACTTTAGGAGTACTAAGAGCAGTATGCCGACAAGTGAGATCGCGTCGACGAAACAGACAAAATCCTAGAGACGCACCGACTACCAAAAGTGactcaggaaaaaacaaagctgTAAAAGATCTATCACAAGAGACTGcatcaataatcaaaaacctcccagtaaataaaaacactggaccagtggcttcactgatgaattctgcCAAGAATTAAAAAGAGCGTTAACAGCGATTCtccccaaactcttccaaaaaactcagaaaagggaacacttcctAAGTCCTCTCGTGAAGCCAGTTTTACTTGGTAACAAAGCCAAAAACACCAGTATCCCTTAAACATACAGACCggaaagtcctcaacaaaatactagcaaaataaCAGCATGACCAGAGAGGATTCCATGCCACGGCCAAGTGGGATTCTGCCCCAGGAGTGCCAGAGTGGCTCAACTTCAGAAAATCCATCACCGCGGTACGCGCATCCGCATCGACAGAACGCGGCGGGTGGGGCACGCACAGTCCTCtcagcagatgcaggaaaagcatctgacaaaatccagCCGCCTTTCGGGATAAGAGCCGCTCAGAAAACTTCCTCAACATAATTCAAGGTGGCCAGCCACAGCCCACAGCCCACGTCATTCTCAGTAacgaaagactgaaagctttccccccaAGATCAGAGCTGAAACCAGAATGTCCGCGGTCACCGGAGCCACCCAGCACTGCACTCGGATTCCAG
This window of the Neofelis nebulosa isolate mNeoNeb1 chromosome 18, mNeoNeb1.pri, whole genome shotgun sequence genome carries:
- the LMF1 gene encoding lipase maturation factor 1 isoform X2 — protein: MAAPEETLRRRKAGNSGPEPETPPESGRDPTGCPAHLRTGTFWLTRIVLLRALAFIYFVAFLVALHQNKQLIGDRGLLPCRAYLESVRRYFQGRGGWDAVSYAPTVLWLLDWSHMNANLDALALLGLGVSSFVLVTGCANMVLMATLWVLYMSLVNVGQIWYSFGKWKSESDAVGVWHVCGGLIKIRGDRCWRDLTCMDFHYETQPVPNPMAYLLHQSPWWAHRFETLSNHFLELVVPFFIFLGRRLCILHGALQILFQVVLVISGNLSFLNWLTMVPSVACFDDAALGFLFPSGPGGLKDRVRKMQEEADRGARLTLRYGCVVRQAVHVALGILVAWLSVPVVLNLLSPTQVMNTSFNSLRIVNTYGAFGSITKERTEVILQGTASPNASAPDAVWEDYGFKCKPGDPGRRPCLISPYHYRLDWLMWFAAFQTYEHNEWIIHLAGKLLANDREALSLLAFNPFKDRAPPRWVRGEHYRYKFSRLGGRHAAAGRWWVRKRIGPYFPPLSLRDLEGYFQSRDWPLPELE